In a genomic window of Gossypium arboreum isolate Shixiya-1 chromosome 7, ASM2569848v2, whole genome shotgun sequence:
- the LOC108457673 gene encoding polygalacturonate 4-alpha-galacturonosyltransferase-like: MALKRGLSSVGVQRSRSSGSRLRIVILFFFSILTLLVFFVGQGLYISDEDSVQSGFGKQNVDWRERLASQSIKNLFTKEVIDVVSTSTADLGPLSLDSFRKGNLSTSWKVIGVESSVADKATSQSNQKATDLKQEMSQVKEGKLPNDDHSHDMLTTTLRRQLRDNRREKHVAGLVQKDDEATVKLENAAIERSKAVDSAVLGKYNMWRKEIDNENSDSTVRLMSDQIILAKVYIIIASMKNKLDLRKELQIRLKESQHALGESTTDADLPHSASDKIKAMEKVLAKAREQLYDCKLMLGKLRAMLQASVEQVMSLKKDSMFLSQLAAKTVPNAIHCLSMRLTIEYYLLPAEKRKFPRSENLENPKLYHYALFSDNVLAASVVVNSTIMNAKDPSKHVFHLVTDKLNFGAMNMWFLLNPPGKATINVENVDEFKWLNSSYCPVLRQLETAAMKEYYFKADQPTNSGSSNLKYRNPKYLSMLNHLRFYLPQVYPKLDKILFLDDDIVVQKDLTRLWSVDLHGKVNGAVETCGESFHRFDKYLNFSNPHISQNFDPNACGWAYGMNMFDLKVWRKKDITGIYHKWQNMNEDRALWKLGTLPPGLITFYGLTHPLQKSWHVLGLGYNPNVDKKEIESAAVIHYNGNMKPWLELAMTKYRSYWTKYIKYDHPYLHSCKFRNEPDYN, translated from the exons ATGGCGTTGAAGCGGGGACTATCCAGTGTGGGCGTCCAAAGGAGCAGAAGTTCTGGATCTCGATTGCGTATCGTGattctttttttcttctcaatTCTGACGCTACTTGTTTTCTTTGTCGGTCAAGGGCTTTACATTTCTG ACGAAGATAGTGTTCAAAGTGGTTTTGGTAAACAG AATGTTGACTGGAGAGAAAGGCTGGCATCCCAATCTATCAAAAACCTATTCACTAAAGAG GTTATTGATGTTGTATCTACTAGTACAGCTGATTTGGGGCCATTAAGTCTTGATTCTTTCAGAAAAGGCAATTTGTCTACATCATGGAAAGTTATTGGGGTAGAGTCTTCAGTTGCGGATAAAGCTACTTCTCAG TCAAATCAAAAGGCTACAGACTTGAAACAAGAAATGTCTCAAGTTAAAGAGGGAAAGCTTCCTAATG ATGATCATTCACATGATATGCTTACTACAACACTTCGAAGG CAACTTAGAGATAATAGGCGTGAGAAGCATGTGGCTGGTTTGGTGCAAAAAGATGATGAAGCTACTGTGAAACTTGAAAATGCAGCCATTGAACGATCCAAAGCTGTGGACTCTGCAGTTCTTGGCAAATATAATATGTGGAGGAAAGAAATTGATAATGAGAACTCTGATTCCACAGTGCGCTTGATGAGTGATCAAATTATACTGGCAAAGGTTTATATAATTATTGCAAGCATGAAAAACAAGCTTGACTTGCGAAAAGAATTGCAGATTAGGCTCAAAGAGAGTCAGCATGCCTTAGGAGAGTCAACAACTGACGCTGATCTACCTCATAG TGCATCTGATAAAATTAAAGCAATGGAAAAAGTTCTAGCCAAAGCAAGAGAGCAATTATATGATTGCAAGTTGATGCTTGGAAAGCTCAGAGCAATGCTTCAGGCATCAGTAGAACAAGTTATGAGCTTGAAAAAAGATAGCATGTTCCTGAGTCAGTTAGCTGCCAAAACAGTTCCCAATGCAATCCATTGCTTGTCGATGCGCTTGACCATAGAATATTATCTCCTTCCCGCAGAGAAGAGAAAGTTCCCTAGAAGTGAGAATTTGGAAAATCCAAAACTCTACCATTATGCCCTTTTCTCTGATAATGTCTTGGCTGCATCTGTCGTCGTCAATTCAACTATCATGAATGCCAAG GATCCCTCTAAACATGTTTTCCATCTTGTTACTGATAAACTTAATTTTGGAGCAATGAACATGTGGTTTCTGTTGAATCCCCCTGGAAAAGCCACCATCAATGTTGAAAATGTTGATGAATTCAAGTGGCTTAATTCATCCTATTGCCCTGTCCTCCGGCAGCTTGAGACTGCAGCGATGAAGGAGTACTACTTCAAGGCAGATCAGCCAACCAATTCTGGATCTTCGAACTTGAAGTATCGAAACCCAAAGTATCTCTCAATGCTTAATCACTTGCGGTTCTATCTGCCACAGGTCTACCCAAAGTTAGATAAGATCCTCTTTCTTGATGATGACATTGTTGTCCAGAAAGACTTGACTAGATTATGGTCTGTAGATCTCCATGGAAAAGTGAATGGTGCAGTAGAAACTTGCGGTGAAAGCTTTCATCGTTTTGACAAGTATCTGAACTTCTCAAATCCTCATATTTCACAGAACTTTGATCCTAATGCTTGTGGGTGGGCATATGGAATGAACATGTTTGATCTCAAGGTTTGGAGAAAGAAGGATATCACTGGCATATACCACAAGTGGCAAAATATG AATGAAGATAGAGCATTGTGGAAGCTGGGGACACTTCCTCCGGGGCTGATCACATTTTATGGTCTAACACATCCACTTCAGAAATCATGGCATGTACTTGGTCTTGGCTACAATCCAAATGTAGAcaagaaagaaattgaaagtgcAGCAGTTATCCATTACAATGGCAACATGAAACCTTGGCTGGAGTTGGCCATGACGAAATATCGATCATACTGGACCAAGTACATCAAGTATGATCATCCCTACCTTCACAGTTGCAAGTTCAGGAATGAACCAGATTATAATTAG